The following DNA comes from Ammospiza caudacuta isolate bAmmCau1 chromosome 7, bAmmCau1.pri, whole genome shotgun sequence.
ccaactacaacccacaaaaaggactttctgaatttgccatctcttcaccACTGTCAGAGGtttgatttaatattattcatttttcatgcttgtgaatactttacttgttaaataaactggggttttttcacttttctcaagtgaagtcttttcctgaactagtagggGGAGGGGCCGCTTCAATTCGCTTTCTAGGCGGACCCCTTTTGGAGGCTTCCTCCCAAAATTAGCCCTAAGCAAGCACAAACAGTTacaatgaaaatttcaccagtggcatcatttcctggtggcaaatcttgtgacagaaaattgaccttgttctccatgagagattaTTGgaaagagcagacaggagaagattcctggaaaattgaaacagctttccagaagtgaaatgaaaatgaaagaaacaatccaagatgttttcctctatttatttctatgctccccttttccatgttgcactACTTCTtcatcccagtaattccagatgcaccTCATCTCTAAGATCGGTGACTTAGTGATTTTTAGAcactctaaaataccatgagccacacacagttttccttcccctgtttttactggaaagcaacactggagatgtaagtgcagtgctgggctctggtaggaatcctaccccaagggaaggtgGCCCGACAGTGTTTgaccctcagcaaggacaatgcacagcagcaagcgaggggatcgctgtgccagtgcgcaggagtcagggctctgcatccgggctcaaggctgcaaagttcccgtgtttgggcagacggaggggctgtccccggggcgcgcggggctcgaacgtggggctcgtggggcgagcggggaacggacacggggacgaacggccccggtgcttcagttgcagcggcggtagcggcggcagcagcagcggcgacagcagcaaaagcagataGACTAGAAAAATcgttctttctctttctctctttctttctctctctctccctttcccgcagtcgggcacccttctctcggGGTCCCTTGCCCGGcgtccctttcctctccccgcctccctctcccctgcctggctgggccatgcccccggcccgcccccggccccgggcggggctgccccgtgcccggccccggccgtcccgccgcggtctcgcctccgcccggctctggcTGTACTGTcggtggcgctgctgggcgggcatcagtgcctggggcgggggcggcatcgccgcccttcggctccgcctggcccgagcccggccccagACCCGACGCAGGGTCCagtcccgagcccggccccggccccggccccggccccggccccggccccggccccggccccgcccccgaccccggccccggccctggccccggctcctcccgggCCCCGCGGAGCACACACGTggcggggccgctcccgccgcctccgctgcggcttccccggcccgagctccgccgctcggcaccgcggccgccggccccgagcctcccGTGCCGCGTTCCCGGGAGCGAACGCCTGGGcatggccggcccggggcgggtgaggggcgctcgggggccgttgctggccccgggccgagCTCTGacagccgcgtcccgcccgcagggacggcgcaggaggccctgcaggagcggtaCCGGCTGGGATCGCTGCTGGGGCGCGGCGGCTTCGGAAGAGTCTTCGCGGCCACGCGGCTCTCAGACGGCGCCCCGGTGAGCGGCagggccggcggcgggcgcaggaggaggggatggaggaggaggaggcggaggGCGGAGGATGGGGCTCGCAGTGCGGGCGGCGAGCTCACCccgctgctgcccttggcttgCAGGTGGGCATCCAAAGGGTGCCACGGAACCGCGTCCGGCACTGGGGCGAGCTGGTGAGTGAGAGGGgccagcagccggggctgccggccgGGGATGAGCCGAGGCCCGGCAGGGTGGAAGCCGCCAGGACGCCCCGAGGGAGAGCGAGCGTGGGGCCAGCGCAGGgtgcagagcatccctggctgggTGAGGGCTTCCCCAGGCCTGGCACGGCATCgtgctcctcccgcagcccgacggcaccagcgcacccctggaggttgtgctgctggccaaggtgtCCACTGGCTTCCCCGGTGTggtccagctgctggagtggctcGAGCTCCCCAACTGCATCGTGATGGTGCTGGAGCGGCCAGAACAGTGTCAGGACCTGCAGCGTTTCATTCGGGCACGGCAGTTCCTGCCCGAGGAGGTAGCGCGGGAGCTGTtccgccaggtgctggaggccgtgcggcactgcaccagctgcggGGTCCTGCACCGTGACATCAAGCCAGAGAACATCCTGGTTGACCTGGACACCGGGCAGGCCAAACTGATTGACTTTGGCTGTGGCACCTACCTGCAGGACACAGTCTACACTCACTTTGCAGGTGAGCCtacccagggctgtgctcccactGCTGACATCTCATGGCccaacatctcccagcccaagctggctgtggcagcggGGATTCTCCCTTTTGCTGCCAGTCAGGGCACTGAGTCTTCAGCTGAGTTGCtttagagcagggctgggtgggaagcCATCTTCCAGCCCGgctggcagcctctgccagccactctgccaaggactggggctgggctggggcagccagcccgacCAAAACCCCCATGGGTGGGggtagcagagagggagggcgGAACCTGTGCCCCAGCCACTTTGGTGTGCAGACGAGAGGAagggcttgggctgctccactCACCCTGTTTGCCTTGGCTTCATAATATTTTTGGGgcaatgcaggcagggaggataagggcaggttttttccccagcatggagtgggtttttcctttgcatgtcATGGTCGGGcctagccagggctgccctcttCCAACACCAGAGGCttcttttccaaccctaacGTTGTGCACAAGTCCCAGGTGCTGGCGAGAGGGCAGTGGtcaccctgtgtgcccctgatGCAGCCCCCGCCGGcgcagggatgctggggccaggctcggggagcagcagcatccccctgaTGAACTCCATCTGTATTCCATAGGAACACTGTCCTACAGCCCCCCGGAATGGAACGACTTTGGCTGGTACCATGGCGAGGCAGCAACGGTCtggtccctgggcatcctgctgcACCAGATGGTCTGCGGGGAGCACCCTTTCAGGAGGGGCCAGAACCTCAGCTGGGGCCAGCTCCCGCTGCCACAACGGCTCTCTCAAGGTGGATCCTCTTCTCTGGGCATGGGGGgaatcccagtgctgggagccagcagcggGCTCGTGGGCATCccgctctggcagctgctgaggaggtggcacatgtcctgctctcctccaaaaCAGGGAATTGATGGGAAAGTTtaggcccagctctgagcacatccagcatggcctgggcacggGAATAGTGGGGTAAAGCAGACAGGAGCCTTCTCTGGCTGACCGtcagtttctgctttctctccccaGAGTGCAAAGACCTGATCAGGTGGTGTTTATCCGTGAACTCCTTGGACAGACCCACACTGGAAGACCTGTTCTGTGATCCTTGGATGTGGGATATTCCTCTGCCatagaagaagggagagagccACAGGCACACTTTGATCCAGAGCCCTGGTAAGTTCCTGCTCCACACATGCTGTGGCAATGAGAAGCAAAGGAACCCAGagctttttgtgctgccagTGTCACTGCACCGGGGTCATGGGATGGGAACACGCAGCCCttgtgctggggctgagctgctctaCCCAGTACTGGTGGCCGCCAtcccagctggttttgcttgtcctggttccctgacagctggggccctgggcagagccctgagagcctggtctgcccccagggaaggagaaggagcccctggagaagctgtaccgggtggggatgctgctgctgctgctgctgctgctggagacagtgAGGGTGACATCAGGGATGACaagctcttcctcagcctggccacgggaggctgaaggtgatgcactttgattctggcaccttcttcaaagccaaacTCCACAGGGAATTTGCAGGTGAGTCCCCACCTGGGGaaattctgccagatttgggcatggcccagcctggctgggaaccaaaggctccccctttgctggggcagatgcaactcattcttcagtggctgcccagctgcttttggcagggctgggaggatgggctggggtgggtacgaaatgggagtgggctcctggccctgccaacagccccccagcacccactgtgcccagggctggggctggggctggggcagccagcccgacACAAACCAACCcccatggtgggagcagaggtgggactccagaacctgtgcacagctgctttgctgtgcaggcaaggaagggctgggctgctccactgcccttgtttgctttggggtcaCCATGATTTTGGGGAGCAGTgcaggggggaagagagaaagtgtgGGCTTCCCTCGCCAGTGggtgggtttttccttggcatgcAGGGGTTGGGCTTTCCTCAAGGCTCTGACAGACATAGGAGTTTTTAgcgtttttcttgttttccctttttgaatCTAATCTCTTTTCAAGAATGTGTTGTTTCTTTTCCAGAGGAAGCGTTGCAGGTGGTCCAGTGTGGATGGGGAAgtgcttgggagcagctgtggcgtgGATGGGCCGTGCccttggagaaggctgaggccatggtttgggagcagcttttcttccagccatGGCTGGCGTGAGgtgggtccctgtgtgcttggcagggtAGGATCAGAGCTTTTGGGAGATGACAgcgagcacaggagcatcctgctctgggcagctgctgagggctggatgtgccgtggctggctgcaggctgggcacatgtcctgccctcctgctctgtgccaaaggcagcagggatgggcagctctgggcacagctctgggcacggccagcatggcctgggtaccgcaggccttggcacaagggcacaggagccctcagctgacgggcggtttctgctttctctccttgcagccgggctctgcaggtgctgaggctgctctgggctctgtcagggctctgctgggctcagctctgggcccagctgggctggctctgccctcacattgctctcaCAGCTTTGCATCAGACGAGCCCGTTGTGAGCACAGcacctgagctttctgctttggcaggtgagtgagactctgctgcaggcccagagattgcagctggggacacacatccaattggcaaggacccaaactctccacagtcccGGCTGAAtgcctggatctgcacagggtgttttgtctgtcccattaTTCCTTCTTTATTGtctggaattgtgcaattgcactttgTTCATCCTCTAGCagtgccacgagtgggccaaagctggcgagtgggccgtgctcctgaggcagtgcagtctggagctggtggatggagaattgcccttctgcactgccaaaccagagcaaaaagctgtcaGTGGGACTTTGTATCTCTAAGAAATCCCTGACAGTTTCAAAGGGAATGtgcagctcattcccaggctgagaaggaaggtaatcttctaaaggatttgggctttgacagagtttccattcccagtcctgcttggagctggaagggcacaaagcaatttcctcttgcttcgACCACAATTTCAAATACCAATGTTGGAAACAAAGCTCAAAATCTTTTAAAAGGCTActgaggtcagtaagatggatccatgccatcagcacatttacaatgtaaatgactttttaaaaagatcatTTACCTCTTAATGCAAATAATGTAActttgcatttatgttttggttttttcactgGCATGTTATGTTTTTTCACTAAcacttggattttattcttatcttttacaatttacctagtttttttttttttctttttcttttttttccctttcagtaGAAAACATGTCCTACAGAAGAAATGTCCTTTGCTCCCGGTTcccgtgtggagcagctcccttcctgctggctgagctgctcaggcagagcccggcagctcctggccctacagggctgaggcttttccccgttgctgggcacagactgatggagcagcgctgctgaacacgggcacacagagggagcagcagcagctgcctttggccacctgaggctccaaggcccaaattctgagcagccagggctggaagagactggcaggatctgatccctgactctgggcgGACAGGGCTGCACcaatgaccccacagcagcagcagcagcagcagcacattgagctgactttgagcacagcccatgctcctcttccctcccgtgtgcagtggtgtcacagcagcctgaggcacctgggagcccccagggccagcagggactggagatggcagccctgggctcctggaggctgtgcagggaatggagctgggcactccctgtgcatggggagcttccagatggaaaaggctgctgtacccaggcagctccaacggcacagaaaggaggctctggagcactggatctgtgccagtgccacagtcctgggcagcagccagcgagccctgggggaacacagggcacagcaagagggacagaagcaggcaagggcagagactggagagagccaggcccgggagcaggagcagctgctccattgcactcttggagaaagctcttggctggttcaaagcgcTGAAAGGcgtgaagggcagagaggaggccacagcaaacaatgctcctgtttgcacagcctcccctctccgtgtcccagaaggaattacatggactgtgttcttctctctgagccgtctcgttcagcatgagcagctcagcaccaggagctgaaggagctgaagcctcaggccacaggagctgggcaagagggaacttttggagcaaaggaatgctgctaaaatagacCCAGCTGAATGCTGtggatagaatcatggaatcacagaatcctttctgttggaaaagccctctgagctcacccagtgcagccGCTCACCCAtcagtgccaagcccagcagtaaaccacgtccctgaagtgccaaggcctggacaccagccctgagtgaggcctggacagcaggccctgagccaaaggtggcctctggatgaaccttccaagcaaaggttatctttgtatctgctccctgatgaaaGATGCATGGTCATTAGCAGtgtgatagatgtagccactcattagtgaaacatgtattgacctttgtgtatttggaagccagacaaggccatgaaatctgacatctggccttgtttggggctgtatggtcaaagtcagctcccttggttcctccttgtGCTgaggctgagggtaaatgctgctggatctttcttaatcactgcaggcaatctttggtggggatggttgggtgcattgctgagctgctccttttgtgattctttgctgctctgaactgcaggaaatgacactgattccttaAGTTggagtctgtgtctttggtgctgaccctgcccactggtaaaacaaaactggctCAGTCTGGCCAGATcccaacaaaatgtcacttgttcagtgtcagtgtgaggaatcagtcccatcagaaattcccagctgggaagcccttccctggagttccctggctctggagtgggctgagtTTGGATCCCTGTGTGGGCAGTGGGACAGTCGGGTAAAAgaggctgcacccctggatgtcttcaaatgcatccaaaaattgcacatggaaaaggaaaagaccttgtgggtttgggcagacaaagatgaatttgttgtgagtacataggaaacagcaccttcaaaagaaacaattatggttggaatgctcccacatggagcaagagaagaaggttttaatcttgagcTCAGATGCAtttgtgcaagtgaaatatCTATATACGtaataatatatatgtatttatagtaTAATAATACCTCaatatatctatttttatatatttatttatgtctgtatctatctatatttctatatcactatctatgtataaaattatataataatgtgaaatagtGCTGACAATACTAATTTGGTAtctttggctgctcagggatgaaACACTAAATACCCTACAAAACAGGATTGGCCAGGACCCTAATGTCAGCGGTCAACCTTTTGAGATTGTATACaatgaaaaagggagaaagggaggaaattggcTGTTTTTACAGGGTTTGCTGATACTGTAATGCAGAGTgctttgtctgttcctgtgaaaaatacagtgattttgcctgcagggtttttcatgTACCAGATTACGCACAAGCTGCAGGATTGGTTAAAAGGGTGAAGGGGTTGTTAAAAGAGCAGTtgaaaaaatgaggagatgggaacctttgcccatggagaacccatctcccagatgtgctccatgcCCTTCACAATGGCCCACTGCGGAAATGGAaaccccctggctgtgcacGGCTGCCCCCAATTTGCAAATCCAACCATGGGCAGTGAGACTTGGGCTGCCTGGGaaattgttctggctgtgatggctcctggcagggccagcccagaggctgcagggctgggccttcatgcattggaattcattaggaaaaaattaaagcaaatgaGAGCTGTCAATTctgaaacaggaattcagattcctccaggacactttgctttggtaactgctcccttggagcttggcctagcaaagtgttcctgtcatggcaggaggaatTGAGGCAGAATATCAAGGAGAAATTACATTAATTCTGTAAACAATACCAAACAAGATTGGATTATTCAACCCCATGACAGGGTAGCACAATTATTGATCTTGCAATTTTAAGAACGATTGTGAAAAAAAGGAGATCCAGCTCCAGTCACCACCGTTTGTGGAGATAAAGGGTTTGGATCCAGCAGCCCTAATAATGGAGCCAGAGTGTGGGTCCTGAGGCCAAATGGCCCTCccaaggcagctgaaggagcagctcctaggaaagacaactctgagtcctgaaacctgggcaggaacaaagggaatgtgtccctgcagccagggattCTGTGTGAGAACAAGTAGATCTGCCAGGAGATTGTtttacacatcctgccagaccagatctccctgtttgccccaagggcccctgtggaaaatgctctgatccacagggctccatgtgaaggctgctgtgacactgagggacttgcacaggaattccatccaggagcctgggtgcccctcagggactgggacccggccccttccagccaaaggggaaagggcccccccaggccttgttagccacagacagcatgggaaagctgaacagcaaagggcctgggggcattattctggaattaaaaaggtgccagctccatggacaacagaattcttgttcctaactcgaatgagattgaaaaaaaaagaatgaagaatggtgtcactaaagtactcctgatgtctgtaaggtgtacattgatagtcagccagaatctttgtctgccacaaacacctctggtgtttcaccaagggattggtcatcaaaatgtaatgatgggttatgatagattgctgagcttcttttgtaattctttgctaatgatgatgtgctttgctgagcttatccttttgtaaatctctgcagctgtgcatgatataaatgacacaattccttcagttggtgtctgtgtctttggtagtgCCCCTGCCCACTGGTGATACAGGGCCCCCTCTTGCCTAAGTgttccctgggaaggcaaaagccctcaCTCCAAAATTtgtcccttcctccctgttccccccttcacaccctgagcatgatgtgctctggtctggggTATGCCCGGGCtcagttggggtcccctgtcctggctgtgtccctgcccagctcccccgcagccccagcccctccccagcgtggctggacgaggggcaggacaggccttggctgtgctgcagctcagcaagaacaaagccatctctgcgtgctcagccctgtgctcagcacccggcccagcagtgtctcagtgccaggggctgtgccttcagtccctgccgggggtttccatggcaactgccaggccaggtgacccaggtgtccccccagtgccggttgccatggaaacagtgcccagccctgcccctttctgtctggctgacctggcctttggccctggcagtgccggtggctgctggttcctggtgcctgAGCGGCCAGCacggcacagggcaggtggccatggcacagcccccagcaagggatcccctctggctcagggcactgacaccagccctgagcaaggggccagggcagctttccatggccaccagCCATCGCAACGGGGCCGGGCATTGGTTGCCATGGCATCAAACCAAGGAATGGGTCCCCGTGGCCATTGCtatggcacctggtggcaccaacgagtgtcactgcaattgtacctggaacagccctggcaccgcttTGTCCTgagggttgccatggcagctgaggacagcagcagctggtgcatctgggggagatgggaaggagcagcatagcaggggctgatccatccccaatgtgctgcacagcccagggcagcgtcccagagcgtcctcatggagctgccaacaacatcccccctctgcagccctggcctctcctccagctcacacaggtgctccatccttgcaggcacagacacggcagcactggctcaggagcccctgtttgccttgcacacagcaggggaagcacccccatgctgttggtgtggggacatgaacctgagggagcaaaAATGCCATCaacccctggggccagcaagggctgggggacaccaggcaaaccactcagctttgtcctggcctctgcagtcagccagaaagtttgttcccatcagctgggagtttcctgtcccactgcagacgctgttgctcagagccagggcttcctggcaGCCACTCCCAAaatgccctgagcatttccctTGCTTCACCTTggctttctttactcttcctgATACAAATTTCTTCTAATTCCCCACCCCAGGGGACCCAGAACtagacacagcactcgaggtgctgcccaagcagtgctgagcacaggggaagaatccctgccctgctcctgctggccacaccattcctgatccaggccaggagccattggccttcttgcccacctgagcacactgctggctcctgtccagcctgctgtccatcagtccctgcaggtccctttctgcctggctgctctccagccactctgtccccagcctgtagtgctgcaggtgttgttgtggccaaagtgcaggacccggcacttggacttgttaaacctcaccttgttggatcACACATCCTTGTTAAACCacacctggatccagcctgtccagggccctgtgcagagccctccgACCTCCATCCTCTATCAGATCCAAACTCACACCCAGTTTGGTGTGATCTGCAGATTTGCTGATGTTGGAcacaatcccctcatccagaccATTCCATGCAGACATTGAAATCcacgctggctggctctgaccCCTCAGCCATCCTGTGGGCATGCTGTTGATGGCACTcaaggtgatctgttccataaccttgctgggcacccagggcaggctgaCAGGGCTGGagttccccagatcctccttccagcccttcttggggatgggctcacattggcacctccagtcctctgggccctccctgctgagccagcactgatgggaaatgatggagagcagcttggggagctcatccacagctccctcatccccctgggatggatcccatgCAATCCCATACACCTGTGAGAATCTGAGTGGCTCATTAGGTCACcaactgcttcctcctggattacaggggctgttctgctccctgtgcccatctaccagctcagcagagcacttgtCCTGAGGACAGCCTGTCCTAATATTGAAAATTGAGAGAAACAAGATGTTAAGtagctctgccttctccttatCTTTAGTTACTATATTCCCCACTGCATCCAATAAAGAGTAGAGGTTCTCCTTATCCCATGTTTTGCTATTAATTTAATTGTGGAAAcattatctatttttttttcacggAAGTGGTCAGGTTAAACTCTAATTGAGCTTTCACctcttaacttttttttctgcacgACTTCACAACATCCTTAAACATTTCCTAAGCTGCTTGACCTTCTGTCCAAACCTGATGCACCTCTTGTTACCCTTGAGTTCCCACAAAATctccatggccagccaggcCAGTAATTTTCCTCACTAGCTCATCTTTTGCcgcactgggacaggctgctccttcccccatAATATTACTTCCTTGAACtgtgtccatccttcctggacccctttgtttttaagggatgttttccttaaaaaaaatcagtgcctGCTTCAGTACTCCCCAAATCTGCATCCTAAATAagccaaagtctgcccttcctaattccagtgtagcagttttgttgctgcccctccttctttcccagaacatggaaaacttgattatttcatggtcactgtgctCCAGGCAACCTCTGAGCCCCACATCTggcaccagcccttctctgtttgtgaacagcaggaGACTGAGCCTTCCTTGGGAGTGGGAGTGTTAccaaaaattcagtaaaatagAAAACTCCTTAACCCTAATGTAGCATTAAGAAGcagcattctttattcagctgGATGCATGGGGGAGAGCTCCTCCTAAAGCTATGCAGACTGAGTacaggaaagtttctgtttatattctgtattttgcacacaTATTCATTGATTGTCCCGGACTAAACATATGATATAATTTCCCTgaaatcattaacatatttcccctccccttttgcATGCattcttctgtcctgggggtctctctggtggtccctggtggtcatggaccccaatgttc
Coding sequences within:
- the LOC131559853 gene encoding serine/threonine-protein kinase pim-1-like; protein product: GWAMPPARPRPRAGLPRARPRPSRRGLASARLWLYCRWRCWAGISAWGGGGIAALRLRLARARPQTRRRVQSRARPRPRPRPRPRPRPRPRPRPRPRPWPRLLPGPAEHTRGGAAPAASAAASPARAPPLGTAAAGPEPPVPRSRERTPGHGRPGAGEGRSGAVAGPGPSSDSRVPPAGTAQEALQERYRLGSLLGRGGFGRVFAATRLSDGAPVGIQRVPRNRVRHWGELPDGTSAPLEVVLLAKVSTGFPGVVQLLEWLELPNCIVMVLERPEQCQDLQRFIRARQFLPEEVARELFRQVLEAVRHCTSCGVLHRDIKPENILVDLDTGQAKLIDFGCGTYLQDTVYTHFAGTLSYSPPEWNDFGWYHGEAATVWSLGILLHQMVCGEHPFRRGQNLSWGQLPLPQRLSQECKDLIRWCLSVNSLDRPTLEDLFCDPWMWDIPLP